GGTCCGCGAGGCGGTCGTCAACGCCCTGCTGCACCGCGACTACAGCCCCGTGACGAGAGGCACCCAGGTGAAGGTTGACCTGTTCCCCGACCGCCTTGTCGTCCGCAGTCCAGGCGGCCTCTACGGGGGCGTCGTCGTCGACGAGCTCGGCGAGGAAGGAATCTCGTCGTCGCGCAATGCCATCCTGGCGAGCCTCCTCGCAGACACCTACCTGCCGTCGTCGAACGAACTCGTCGCCGAAAACCGGTCTTCAGGTATCCCCGCGATGCTCGCCGTAGCACGACGCCGGGGCTTGCCACGGCCGAACTTCAGGAGTTCCGTCTCCAGCTTCGTGGTCACCATGGCCCGCTCCGAACTCCTCAATCCCGAAGTTCGCCGCTGGATCGCCGGGCTGCACGCACACTTGCCCACACCCGCGCATGAGATCGCCCTCGCGATGCTGCGCGAGAACTACCTCACGAACGAGATGCTGCGGCAATGGGGCGTAGACCGGATCGCTGCCGGTCAGGTCCTGCGGGATCTCGTTGACCAAGGACTGGCCGTAAAGGAGGGCGGACGGCGCTACGCACAGTACGTACTCGATCCCGCAGCAGCCGGTCGGGCCAGGGAGCCTGACCTCTTCACCAACCTCCTGCCTGACGTCAGCGAGGCGCTCAGGATCCAGGGCGAAGCGACAGCAGGGGAGCTCGTCGAACTCACCGGACTGTCACGCACCGCCGTCCTCAACCATTTACGCGCGCTGGTCCGGGCTAACGACGTCATCGCCGTCGGAGCAGCGCGAAGCCCCAAACGACGATACCGATGGGTCGGATCCCCAGCATAGAGATGCGCGCCAACATCGGCGCCTTCAGCTGCGCAAACACAGCCTCTCAGTCCTTGAGGAGCTGCCTCGCCATCACGATCCGCTGGACCTGGTTGGTGCCCTCGTAGATCTGGGTGATCTTGGCGTCGCGCATCATCCGCTCGACCGGGTAGTCGCGGGTGTAGCCGTAGCCGCCGAGGAGCTGCACGGCGTCGGTGGTGATCTCCATGGCCGCGTCGGAGGCGAAACACTTCGCCGCCGCCCCGAAGTACGTCAGGTCCGCGTCGCCGCGCTCGGACTTCCCGGCGGCGGTGTAGGTCAACTGCCGGGCCGCCTCCAGCTTCATGCCCATGTCGGCGAGCATGAACTGGATGCCCTGGAACTCCGCCACCGCCTTGCCGAACTGCTGACGCTCCCGCACGTACCCCTTGGCGTAGTCCAGGGCGCCCTGGGCGATGCCGACCGCCTGCGCGGCGATGGTGACCCGGGTGTGGTCCAGGGTCCGCATCGCGGTGCCGAAACCGGTCCCCGGCTCACCGATGATCCGGTCGGCGGGGATGCGTACGTTGTCGAGGTAGACCTCCCGGGTCGGGGAGCCCTTGATGCCGAGCTTCTTCTCCGGAGCGCCGAAGCTGACCCCCGGGTCGGACTTCTCCACCACGAACGCCGAGATGCCCCGGGAGCGGGCCGCCGGGTCGGTCACCGCGAACACGGTGTAGAACTCCGACACCCCGGCGTTGGTGATCCACCGCTTCACCCCGTTGAGCACCCAGTGATCACCGTCACGCACCGCCCGGGTCGACATCGACGCCGCGTCACTGCCGGCCTCCGGCTCCGACAGGCAGTACGAGAACATCGCCTCCCCGGCCGCCACCGGCGTCAGGTACCGCCGCTTCACCTCCTCCGAGCCCGCCAGGATCAACGGCATCGTGCCCAGCTTGTTCACCGCCGGGATCAGCGACGACGAGGCGCAGGCGCGGGCCACCTCCTCGATCACGATCGCGGTGGCCAGAGCGTCCGCCCCCGCACCGCCGTACTCCTCGGGGATGTGCGGGGCGTGGAAGTCCGCGGCCCGCAGCGCGTCGTACGACGCCCGGGGGAACTCACCGGACTCGTCGGCCTCGGCCGCGTACGGGGCCACCTTCGCGGCACAGACCTCACGAACCGCCTCACGGATCGCGTCGTGCTCCTCGGGCAACCGGTAGACGTCGAACGTCTGTTCTGCGGCCATGTCGGCCCTCCCCTTTCACCGCTATCATGCGCAGTCTGTGACGTCCGGAGGCCGCCGACTGCCGCAGGATGAAGGATAGCCATCGTGACCCCTGTCCACGTTACCGGCGGGTAGTATCACCGCCGGGCGGGTCTCGGAAGCGCACAACTACGCTGACAGGACGACAGGTTTTCCATCGGTGCCCGGCCAGGCGCCGCAGCCGATTGCGACGCAGTGAAGCGCCGCCAGTGCGAGCGGAGAAGACAGGCGTGACGATCCCCTACCCCACCATCCAGCCGGCGCCGACAGTCTCCCCCGTGACGCCCCCGTCGGGCGCCCCGCGCCCCCGGGTCACCTTCCTGGGCACCGGCTACCTCGGCGCGACGTACGCCATCTGCTACGCCGAGCTGGGGTACGAGGTCCTCGGCTTCGACGTCGACGCCGACAAGATCGCCAAGCTGAACGCGGGCG
Above is a window of Micromonospora rifamycinica DNA encoding:
- a CDS encoding acyl-CoA dehydrogenase family protein; its protein translation is MAAEQTFDVYRLPEEHDAIREAVREVCAAKVAPYAAEADESGEFPRASYDALRAADFHAPHIPEEYGGAGADALATAIVIEEVARACASSSLIPAVNKLGTMPLILAGSEEVKRRYLTPVAAGEAMFSYCLSEPEAGSDAASMSTRAVRDGDHWVLNGVKRWITNAGVSEFYTVFAVTDPAARSRGISAFVVEKSDPGVSFGAPEKKLGIKGSPTREVYLDNVRIPADRIIGEPGTGFGTAMRTLDHTRVTIAAQAVGIAQGALDYAKGYVRERQQFGKAVAEFQGIQFMLADMGMKLEAARQLTYTAAGKSERGDADLTYFGAAAKCFASDAAMEITTDAVQLLGGYGYTRDYPVERMMRDAKITQIYEGTNQVQRIVMARQLLKD